A genomic stretch from Gemmatimonadaceae bacterium includes:
- the hutI gene encoding imidazolonepropionase — MPNLIFVNTAQVVTSAGPARARRGGEMSKLETIPRGAVVVVGERVEAVGAEAELRRRFAGATEIDCAGGVLTPGLVDSHTHAVFGRARYDEQEMRAAGMDYMAIAARGGGIHSSVRDLRTRDENDLVALTRARLMRLASYGITTVEVKSGYGLTLDDELKTLRVIARLSRELPLRIVPTFLGAHEIPLEHRGSAASREEYVSLLVNEMIPRVAEEGLARFADVFCETGVYTVPESRRILEAARSNGLLLKLHADELTSCGGAELAAELDATSADHLGAVSEAGIRALASSRTVATLLPGTMLFLGKSTRAPARQLIDAGVAVALATDFNPGTSPTPNLPLILTLGVSQLHLSASEALIAATVNGAAALGLSDSVGQLAPGFSADLALFEIGDVRELPYWYGDRRCLGTWVRGKTCHPSHLRLT; from the coding sequence GTGCCCAACCTCATCTTCGTCAACACCGCACAGGTCGTAACGTCCGCCGGTCCGGCGCGCGCGCGCCGCGGCGGCGAGATGAGCAAGCTCGAAACAATTCCCCGCGGCGCGGTCGTCGTCGTTGGGGAGCGAGTCGAGGCGGTGGGCGCAGAGGCCGAGCTCCGCCGTCGGTTCGCAGGTGCGACGGAGATCGATTGCGCTGGCGGCGTGCTCACGCCGGGCCTGGTCGATTCGCATACGCACGCCGTCTTCGGACGCGCACGCTACGACGAGCAGGAAATGCGCGCGGCGGGCATGGACTACATGGCAATCGCCGCGCGCGGCGGTGGCATCCACTCATCGGTCCGCGACCTTCGCACGCGCGACGAGAACGATCTCGTGGCGTTGACGCGCGCGCGTCTCATGCGTCTCGCCTCGTACGGCATAACGACGGTCGAGGTGAAGTCGGGCTACGGCCTGACGCTGGACGACGAGCTCAAGACGTTGCGCGTCATCGCGCGGCTATCGCGCGAGCTCCCGCTGCGAATCGTGCCGACGTTCCTCGGCGCGCACGAGATCCCGCTCGAGCATCGCGGTTCGGCCGCGAGTCGCGAGGAGTATGTGAGTCTCCTCGTGAACGAGATGATTCCGCGAGTGGCCGAGGAGGGTCTGGCGCGCTTCGCCGACGTCTTCTGCGAGACGGGCGTGTACACGGTTCCGGAGTCTCGGCGCATTCTGGAAGCCGCGCGCAGTAACGGGTTGCTCCTGAAGCTCCACGCGGACGAATTGACCTCCTGCGGCGGAGCGGAGCTCGCCGCCGAGTTGGATGCGACGTCGGCCGATCACCTCGGTGCCGTTTCAGAGGCTGGGATACGCGCACTCGCCAGCTCTCGCACCGTCGCCACACTTCTACCGGGAACGATGCTTTTCCTCGGCAAATCGACCCGGGCACCTGCCAGACAGCTCATCGACGCGGGCGTTGCGGTTGCCCTCGCGACCGACTTCAATCCCGGCACGTCACCGACGCCGAATCTGCCGCTCATACTGACGCTGGGCGTGAGCCAGCTTCACCTGTCGGCCTCCGAAGCGCTGATCGCCGCCACGGTCAACGGCGCGGCTGCTCTCGGTTTGTCCGACTCGGTCGGGCAGTTGGCGCCTGGCTTCTCCGCGGACCTGGCGCTGTTCGAGATCGGCGACGTTCGGGAGTTGCCATACTGGTACGGCGATCGTCGCTGCCTGGGGACGTGGGTGCGAGGCAAAACTTGTCACCCAAGTCACTTACGACTAACTTAA